The stretch of DNA CGtaatggcaggaaaaaaaaaaaacaagcaacaactcttgtttgtttcttcttaatCAATTAAAGACACAAAGATTCCCATTTctcatatttaattgttttcatcACCTCTGGGACTCTGGGTTTCATTTGGCATGAATTACACCCGTCAAGTTAATTAGTTTCAAAagttttgtcttcttttcttcttctgttactCATGACTCATGTACACAAAACTTACACACGCTGTTCAGCATCAACCAAcattatacacatttttttctttttccgtgACATAAATTGCATTCGATTTTATTCCAGGAAATAAGATAAGTGTGGATACGGGGGTGACATTATTCCGCCCCGAAAAGCGGAGATGGACTCAGATACTGTGGAGCTGCCCTGTATCGTGGCCCCGGTATTAATGTCAGCTGCAATTAGGTCAAAAGATGAGtatatatcttctttttttaaaaaaaaaaaaaacactgggtCAGGATTTAGGACCTGAAATAGCTAGCAGGGCCCTACTGTTCCAGCATCACTACATGTCAAGAGCACTAGTTTTTAATTAGTCTGGGTCCCAGGGTGACGGGCTACATTTATCACTCGGGTCCCAAGCCTAAAATGTTGAAGCACCCCTCCTTTGTGGGGAGCTAAAGTCAACGCAATGTCAAGCGTAGCCTAAATCTCACAGCCCTGCCCCAAAGTACCAGGCATGTTTTTACTGATATATGGATTCATATAGACTGAAAATCCTCAATATTCTAAAAATTAATTTGCACGGAATTACAGAAGGAGCCAAAAGGTCAATCTAAAAACACGTTTATTTACTTCTGCATTTTTAGATCTAGACAGGACTCTCGCACTTGTAGCGTCGAGAAGGAGATCCTTTTCAAAATGAGGGACGAATGTGCATTCATCTGCCACAAGTATGGGTGCGAACAGGAAATAACACTAACAGGAAGTACACAAAGTACAGAACAAGAAGAATCGAGATGCGATCTGCGTTATGTAATGTCATTTGTATAAGTATGTAGCTGAAGCTAGAGGAGGCGGTTTTTTTGTCTGGGGGACAGGGCGAGAGACATCATGCTTGCATGAAGGTTCAGGCTGTAGCTGCATGTccccagtcagtcagtcagtcagtcagacagtcagtcagtcatgttGCTGCAACATTACTCTGCCTTTCCTAGGTTCGATTTTCTATTTGATTTTTAGTCATGCCTCATTTACGACTGCATACATCGCCTCGACGCTCACATTGTGCTGTCTACTGTAAGGTTTATTAGAATTAGAGTGTCCGCCCCGTCCATCCACCGGCCACTGAAAGTTACTGTCTTCTCTTCCAGGACTTAAACTAACCAGCTCATTAGGAAACTAACTAACACTTCctcaaataacagagagagctaTTAGGTCAaccttgttttcatttttgaggctgtggtttgtgttcTCATGACgcacgtttctattattttggcagCCACATTTCAGCCAGTGGTCTAAGCtagggcataggtcttcaacaggggggtacGCGAcacctagggggtccgtggaggtactgcagggaggtcgcacCATCTTtggttgactttttttttttttgacattttcacccgcaaatttaaatttctagtttttttatttacgaatttttagtaaagggataaacggaggcagaagacgtcatctttcactcattcactcattcaatGACACACCTTCACACTGAGCGCCACATCAGCCCTGTCAATCAGCGGCTCCTGtccacagtaggccccgcccctattgctgctgagccaatcacgaggccacatattacacgaTGACTCTGTCAGAGTGTAATATCATATTCAGTCCCCAATATTAGCAGAAgggaagctaacagtgcagctagctcccatcagccaactactgaggcaaAAATTGCTCGGTGATTCAGTAGCCATGTTTACATGGAGACGTTTTTCTTATTCCTATTGAAAGTTTCAGGTCAGATGTTTACATGTGAAGTgatctattctgatctgatgtttacatgtagcTCTACTTCAGACACGggcagatcgatgaaaacatcacgtgactGATCTCTTGGCTAATCAGCAGTAGCTGCTATTCTtttcacacttttattattaaagcaacagcttgattcgtaatgtttgtggggtcatatcctcTGTAGCTGTTGAAGCTATTTGCTATCGTGTTAGCAGCCGGTCTTCAAAGTTTCCAGgggttctgaatttgttccacgcttcgGCCCATCCCATCTCCTCTCcaattcatttttgatggaccttttcaaacagttcaatatttctattttttctgccatCTAAGCTTGCGATaatagttctttcagagtttcagttgaggaaacgtcactcaaacgtcactgcacatttacgtccagacagagcatgctcagacagaacagagcCTGACTTCTTTCCGATTCAACGTTTACGTGATTTcagatcggtttgggaaaaggaatgtTCTACCCCTGTGAAGCTGTTTATTCCagctgaggtgtttatatggagcattttcattcggtttgggcttctaaactgTTTGTAAATGGAATATATGGCTCCGTGTGAACCCAGCTACTGTCCCTATTACATTTAGTTATGTTTAAAGTAATCAAATCtgccaattattttctttatctctcaGACTACtcttgcacataaaaaaaaaaataaaaaatgaaaaataacatccTGCATGCACATCCTTCAAATTGAACATTATCCATGAAAAGGAGGACTCAATACAGGATTGTTACATTTGAATGTATAGCTCTCACTAGTGTACCTATTGTTTTTACAAGTTTGGGAgtcatgaaataaattaaaagtatttgaAATGAGGCCATCTGGTGTGTTCACTGCCCACTGTGTAAACCCCATTATTGATAACTCATCtgcaagtgtttttttccttcactctgGCTGTTTTAGCCACGAAGCTCCTGTTAAatggttataataataataatataataaatcagCACAAGGTCTGGTTAATAGTTGAGTAGAAATCGTAATCAAGTGGTTAAAATACTCACAGCTACAGCGATGCCGCTTTCCCACCTCCTCACAGACAAAAGTATTAATGCCTACATTTGCAGATGTCATTTGTTGCTGCCACCACTGCGGCTTCTCTCGGTCTAAAACGCGGACGCACGGGGAGAAAAACGAGCAAAGGAGGCTGACTCCGAGTCGGAAACCAGTTGCAGAGTAAAGTGAGCTATCCCCGAGTTAAAGCGTGAAagtgaatgaatatttaatgtcctACTTATGATTAATTTCTGAGCCGAGTGCAACATTTGAAGGTTGACTCAACGAATACCCCGATGAACACATATTATCCTGCACTGTTTGCATATGCGAATAATAATCGAGCAAACGTCTTTCCTCGGGGTGTGTTAATTCTATCTCACTGGGGCACCCGCCCCCCCTCGTCTCCTCccgccctccctccttctccctctgaaCGGTGACTGAAAGAGCTACCTGTTGTCTGCCTGCTTCCCACTCCTAGTTTTCTCCTGAGTAAGCATACATTAGGTGACTCATCAGGAACGGCTGTCTGCCAGAGCTCCCTGGAACAGAGTGTATTATTTCAGCATCAGTGTATATTTCAGGCTGAGAAGGGAGGGAatggtggatgggggggggtggaggaggagggtgcgAGGCCATAAACCTAATGGGTTAGTTCACTCAATAAAGCAGCGACTTGTATGACTTGGAAACTGCCCAAACTAAAACATGCCCAGGAGCGAAGCCGGTGGTTTTTCTGTGGGAATTTGAgacgaggaggaaaaaaaaaaagaaaagaaaaaaagaaaaactggggCCACACGCTTTGACTTGGTTACAAGTCACGGATCTACTGTGGTCGTTTGATTTACGCGCacacgccgatcagccacaacattatgaccaccgacaggtgaagggaaaacatttaaaccgtcttgcGACAATTCAGTGATCTGccgggaaacttctggacctggcatctATTCATgtcgatgttacttagacatgtagcccccacctagactacaccagacaccccccaccccatagcaatgacactccttgacagcAAGATGCAGCAagacacaggcgcacacactgCACTCTAAAAAGTGTTTATACTACTACTTTTCTTattcaagtcaaagtgtgtGAGTTTGGTTTCTTTAGGTTTTGTGCACCTGAcgtttattcagattttttgaGCTTTGAGCCGTTAAACCGCCATTTTCTCTTATCGTTGCACGGCAGACTTCAAGGCTCGCAGTAGCAACACACTATGATCACACCTACCACCAGAAGACCACATCGGGGGCCACTCCTTAGTTtcctaagaacaggaaactgagactgcaGTTCACACAGGTTCACCAACACTTGtctgccacagcctacctgagtattgttgctgaccatgtccatccctttatgaccacagtgaaccatcttctgacggctacttccagcaggataatgcaccatgtcacaaagctcatatcatctggaacatgacaatgagttcactgtactccagtggcctccacagtcaccagatctcaatccaatatttcacctttgggatgtggtggaacgggagattggcatcttagatgtgcagccgataaatctgcagcaactgtgtgatgctatcatgtcaatatggagcaaaatctctgaggaatgtttccaacaacttgttgaaagtatgacaccaagaattaaggcagtaaGGAAGGCAAAGGGGGATCAACTcgtttactagcaaggtgtacctaataaagtggctggcgAGTGTATATCTCTGAGTTTCTGAggtgttttgatttttctgggtgttaatagcttttcatttcttgatTTCTTGTTGAACGTGAAGCACTTTGTTGCAAATGCCTTTATGGTGCTACTTAAATCAAATGGACTTGGTCATAATGATACCGCTAATACGCACACCTCGcatgtgtttgttcatttaaaaaaaaaactcaccgaGATGTTTTGTGGATCCATGTGGGCGCATATCTGCAGGGAGAAGATCCACGCTTTGTTCTGTCGCGTCGGAGCGTGAAACGCTCCACTCGGAGCACCGGGAGAACGCGGCCTGTCGAGAACAAGCTTCGTAACCACTCACAGTAAACTGACACGGCGTGGAAATAGAATTACAGCGTTCAGAGGTCCGCGTAAAACGGCATGAAGACAAAACgcgtggagaaaaaaaaacgaggcaaagagggagagagtgtcAAGAAGCATTTGTCAGCTTAGTTACTGAGAGGATAAAGCCAACAGAAACAGTGGAGGCTGCAGCTTGACTCATTCATcattagcttttattttattggttgaACAGATGTTGAAATTTTGGTTAACCCAAGAAACCCAGTAGAACAGTTTACTTGGAGCAAACGGGCCGTTTAAATCTGCCACGAGGAACATGAGACACGCTGCTTCCATTTCAGGTTATTGATTTAAAGTTAACAGAGGCATCGCGCAAAGTCTTTATGAAAGTCAAGTCCTGGTGGGTTCACTGCTCACCTCATTAGTGGATCTCTGAAGGCAGGACGGTCCTTCTGTCGGCTCTCGACATTATTTCATCTTTGCACGCTGCGAAATGAATTTCAGATGTCTGGACAACCGGGTGATTATTTGCAAGagtctggactcaccatgtgcaataatttcccgctGTGCAACACcccatattcagtgtttttatagagcaacaactcagaacacaggttcacttatacatatatatatttcttatattttgtaTTGCCTATAATTGCCTACTTACTCTTGCTTATTCTTATTGCCCACATTGTTCTTTGTTCTGAACATTGGTACACTTTATGTCAATAaagtctgattctgattctcatgcttttgcattttattttcagcctatctaaaaaaataaatgtcttaaaagTATATTTCTTGAACCATTCTTCTCAGTAAATTGCACATGTAAAGTTTTCATTTAGCTTATCTTCTGCCAGGTTACATAGATCCATGCAGAGCTAGTAGTTTATGTAAAAGCAGCCtatgttcattcatttccttttactatttaaagctttttatattattattttttacaagaATGAGCCCTTTATTCTGTTCCTTTTACACGTGCCTGTAATCATCTGTTTCTCCGGTGAAACTAAATCAGTGACAGATCAGTGAGCTGGTCCCTCTCCTTccccgtctgtctctctgtgccCCTCTGACTTCACGTTGTGTTGCCTTCCTCCAGAATCCCTCTGCATATCAATGACTACATGTCAAAACAAGCCCCAAATCctccagcgtgtgtgtgtgtgtgtgtgtgagcgagagtGAGAAGGGATGGGAGAAGAATCTTTGCAGGGCACATATCagtggaaagaggagaaagggagcCTGCATGACTGCCCATAAGCCTCTTTTACACAGACTGCAGGTTAAAAGTCCAGTGTTTCTCTCTGATCGTTCCTGGCAGGCTGgtcaagtgtaaaaaaaaaaaaaaaaggagagatttCACTCATGAAataggaagaaggagaaggcaGAAACATTACACCGCACACTTCCAGATCTGTGAATTTTACATCCTCTGGCAGAGAACGATAACAGGAGAGAAGCTGtttgaaggagaagaagaagcccgAGATGCTTGAAGCTGAGTTGGCCGACCTGGAATGCACAGCAACCGAACGTGGTTATATTTGAGGCCTACTTGACATAGACAGTAGGACAAGAGCAGGTGTAGCTGACATTAAAGATGGCCGCAGTTCCTTTGGACCCTGGTGTCAGTGCCGGGTGCTTTTACAAGTCAAAATCTCTGCTGTGAGACACATACGTTCATGCTTTTATGCATCACCTCAACATGCAGCGGTGGAAAAGTGTTATCAGACCCCTTAAACTTTTACACAATCTCagatattatcatgaaatattagtggttcaaaaggtgtggctgcattagacggacacaaacaaatacaaattatatttattatgacaGCTTCACTATGTCAGTTCTCGACATCGTCGGTATCAAAGccaacaaaaaacagagaatgtgttggaaaactgaacaaaaaataaataaaccatcacatcatctaGTTAATATTTAGTGCTCCTGCCATTAGCACGCAGCAGAGCTGTAATCCTGGCTGGCGTGTTCCGTGTCTTTCGCGGTGTCGAGGgctaatcttgtcccattcttcttgaattactgctttttattcttctaaattctttggtttgcgctttgaaacagacctttcgatgatccaccacagatttttaATGTCAGGAtgtggatactgtgctcctgcagccaggttctactggccctggatgaccaacaccagcagcactcatgcatccacaaaccatgatactgcctccaccatttttgacagtaggttactgtacatgctggagatattCTGCGTatcctcacattagcaggaggacgATAGAGTTgtaaactggactcatctgaccacagagtcttcttccagttcctctcattgatcaggagctTCTTAACAGCCTTGTGGGACCTTGACCCATGACCTAAAAGTCAACCaagtggaacactggacaccagttggATTTGACCGCtgctgttcctgttcctgttcctgtgtcatttggtggttttccctgcacatgctgatcaggatgaggtcatttcttgctgaagaaactctTGGActcccagatcttggtttggcTTCCGAGCTGTTGGTTCGtcctgtatttctgcagagtggatccaactgctgaaggaatgcatctgcacttcctggtgatctggctgcagctgtacccttcctggctgagaatctgtatcttcaggcttgtttcctgcgttaggttccttgttttagccattttttttgtctgaagatctttcaaatgtactgattttatatagacacgaagcacagagacagaaaaaatgtgtctttaaatcaAAAGCACGGCCCTCGTTAGTGGATCgctggaaccaaaatgacccatTATTCTATAACaattatggaaacaatcaatTTTAAATTTATAGAAGAGTGCAATaataatgcaatatttcacaaatgcagcGTGTTATTGTTCAATTTACACAGACTATGCACAAAACATTTAGTCGAAAAATCATATTTTCATCTGTAAACACCTGGATGTAGTCTTACAGGAGACAGCCTTCGTTATTTGCATTGCACCCACATATGACGTAGAAATGTTAGATTCCTTCCCTGTGTTGTACGAGGTcaaacaaaaaagaggaaataatataTGTGGCAGGTTTGGTTAAAGTTGATTCTAAGTTATAACCAGAAAACAGCTTCTATCCACAGGTCATCAGGCTACGAAATCACTGAATGACTGCATGTAAAGAAAATATCATCTCATTCACACATTTTGGTGACAGTGTGACATTTGCACATATATTATTTGCACATTCCGAATGTCCCACCACTATAATTGCCCATCGTATATTGACTGCACGCTACCCTTTACTTcctttatttaagtttattttagttgtgtgAAGGGAACCCGCAAAGTATGAATGTCATTGTATAGCTTTGCTGTATACATGGCAACAAACTTCTTGAATATTgaatagttaatataatgtcacCATACGCAAATGACACATTTATCAACAGATTTGTTCTGCAGCGGATCACAAGACAAAAGTGCACAAGGTAGAAAACCTGATCAAACTTTAAGGTTGTAGTTTACTAATTTATGCTTACCAActtctctagtttgatatgacacgaAGATTgaacaaattctatcagtagtaacaagctacgacgtcactaattagcaagtagtCGATTGAaaacattgggatttcattgtttgcagtcctgtttttgcatttatattttgttacacactggCGACTTGATTGTaacatacagtaaaataatctgtgtccataaatgagaaaataaaaataaaaaaagaaacttcttcctgttcaaagatgatgcttagtttttctTAGGTCCAACTAATCCCAAACATCttagaggaaaataaaaaaatgcattgcaaacaaaagctctggTCTCTGGAGGATATAATTTGAGGCGCCACTAGGTGTCGCTCTTGGCCGAAGAACTCTTTTCAAGACCAGCTTGGAAGACAGGACGGAAGTTACCTTTGTTGCCTCTACCACAAGGAAGCAAGATGTCTGCCCTGGACGTGGACGATTTTCTTCAACAAAACAGAGCCGTGGCTGACCAGGTGGAGGCTTATCGAGGTTACTGGGAGAGTGACAAACACTGGGAGCCGAGGAGGGAGTTCATCCTGCGGAACATGAACGAATTCGAGGACGAGCAGCTGGACCAACTTCTGTCCCTGTCCATGGTCTGGGCCAACAACGTCTTCCTCGGCTGTCGGTATGTAAACACAGCGTGTTTTCATTCCTCTAGTGCAAAACGAGTCCGTTTTGTTGGACTGGTTTTAAAATGCACTCCCTCCTAAataggctttaaaaaaaaaatccagtttatGGTCTAATGCTACCTTTCTTTAGCATGTAGCTTTGCCGTAACAAATCGTTATGCATTTGCCAAATTCATCAATAAATCCACACAACGTACGTATTTAGTCTAATATTCACTCGGAAATCGTtagatattaaattaaaaatgtataaatccCAATTCTGTGGAACTTCCACACGCTTTCGTGATTGatgtcttcttcattttttgttCAGCTGCGTAAATGACTCACTGCTGCCCCCTGTGTCCGCCAAGAGGCCGACAACAGAATTACCCTAAAGATCTATGATGAGGTTTTtcattattagtgttattattattattattattattattagtattattagtatAAGTGTGCCTTAAAAACAGTAGTTGGACACCCATAATAAACACTGCTGTtagaatattttttcatttttttcttattacatggacactacaggccaaaagtttggaagcaacttcaaatCTCTGTTTAcaatgcctttcttaaaaacaaacaaacaaaaaaaacaacatgagatgtattttgggatgtacTTACTGCATGGTCAGACTCTCACCATTTCCCTCAATTTACCTTTATCCATGTCACCAGAATACTGCAGAATAAATGtcggcaaaagaaaagaagggcttagttttagggtcgaaaagatttgcaagagtcacagcTTTAATgcacaagtaaaaaaacaaaaactgtttgcaTTATTTACTTCAACTTTTTTGACTTTTGAGAGTCTACATACAAATATCCCTTGTGGAACAAATGCCTCACATATGCcatgttgtgtatatatatatatatatatatatatatatatatcaacacAAATGGCAATATATTTAAGTTCAGCTAATTAAGAGTTTAGACGTGAAAGGACagttcaaactaaaataaaaaaaagtgcagaggTATAAAATGTGCTCTGACATGTAGTGGAGTGAAGCTGAAAAATAACCATGGATAGTAAATTAGAGTCTTAATTTGGACGTCTTTCTTGATTCGTGGCAGGTATAGCACAGAGCTCCtggaaaaggtgaaagaaatgGCTGAAGGCATCGTGGTGGAAGACGCACCGGTCTTCAAAACGAGAGACGAGATTATGAAGAGCCAACAGGTACGATGAGTGACGACGCTCGGATACAGATGTTTGTGTGGTGACTGAGattattcatgtgtgtgtgtttttgttctgtcgCAGAATCGATGACCAGAACAGTCTCACTCGGATTACGGACTCAGCTGTTACTCCAAATCAGGATCTGCTTTTAAGAACTTTTCTATGGTTTTTAATGGATTTGGaaggaacacaaacatcaaaaagtgtttagtttttttatgatAAGTAGGAAGTTTTAAAGTGTATAGAGATTCATACATTTCTTACCATCATTTTTACGtgtacttgtttttattgtgtaaatTTAGATACAAGATGTGTCTGTCTGAAGCAGAATAAACGACTTGTGTTTTCTTCGTGTGGGGTtgcattatgtgtttttttcccatgagtagaatatatttatatacgaGTATGGATTGTAGCATAAAACCGTCTTTGAAAACGACTTTCCTGCCATGTTTATGGTTTCTATCTCGCATTTATATACCTAAGCTCATTAGTGGCCTAAACTAACAGGCTGAAAAATGTCCTCGCATTAATCAATGTCATCGTTTCACCCACCACGGGAGCCTATTATTGGCTAGATTGAGCAgtagtgtgtgttactgtgtgtgttaatgaaggaatataaaaaaaaaatataacaagtaGGATGATATACTGGAGGAAAGAATTCACACACAGCCACAATAAACCCATGTCAAAgtctgaaaaatgtgttttattatgtttatacAGCATATTGTAATAagtatacatttgttttaattcacaaaatTTTTTTATAACACATCCCTTCTGCTTCATTAGGTGAAATAAGTCACGAGCCACGATATGACCTTTACCGTCTAAGAAAAGAGGAATCCTGCTTCATGATGACTGATTAGTTAGTTGGAGGCAGGGCAGAGTTTAGTCGTGATTTATGGTTTCGTTTTAACTGGATGTTTTTAAATTGATCGGAGGATCCAGGACAAATAAAAGTAGGGAGACGTACGCAGGCATGGAAACAACTTGAGTCTTCGGGAAATCAACTGTCACACTGCACAGGTGTTGTTATTAACTTCCCCCCCTCCGGTTTAgcgcaaaaagaaaaaggcgtTTTATCCTGTGCTTGTTAATTTGTATGTGACGCGCGTCACGGGCAACAAAGCATTCGAGAGCCAAAGACGTTCTGTGGCGAGAGGAAAAAACATGTGGGcacaagagaaaaggagaaagacaaTTCATTTTCCTTCCATTATTACACAACCACTGAAGGTTTATTCTAGGAAACGAGCAGCCGAGGAGAACGTGATGTAGAAGTGCAGTCCggtctgtttttgtcatttttattacacCTACTCGAATAATGAAAACGATCCACGAGTCCCCCTTCCATCACATTTCACACAACTTtcattacatttaataataGGGAACGGCCGgtgttttctgtttagtttCTCACAGCGTCATCTTCCACCTTCTTCTAAAATTACAAAGTTTGGAGAGAGACAGCGAGCCAGAGGAGTCGTGATTCATCGGCGCAGGAGAGACTTGGCACTGCTGCAGCCCGTGACGTCTGCCAGCACGAACCTACAGCGAGgcttaaaataaacagaggtATGCAGGAACAGACCGGGggattgttctttttttcctcctttatcAGCTATATCTGCGGCCGACGTGAAGAATAACGATGCCGCAGACGACCGGAGGCCATTTTCAGGGGCTCTTTCAAAATATTTGGTCATCAGTGTGCCCTTTTCCCAAACAGCCAAGTTGTGTGCGCAC from Mugil cephalus isolate CIBA_MC_2020 chromosome 15, CIBA_Mcephalus_1.1, whole genome shotgun sequence encodes:
- the cdkn2aipnl gene encoding CDKN2AIP N-terminal-like protein, with translation MSALDVDDFLQQNRAVADQVEAYRGYWESDKHWEPRREFILRNMNEFEDEQLDQLLSLSMVWANNVFLGCRYSTELLEKVKEMAEGIVVEDAPVFKTRDEIMKSQQNR